A region of the Amycolatopsis sp. cg13 genome:
GACCGGCGGCGCGGAGGTCGTGCCAGAACTCGGCCGGGACGTTCTCGGCCAGCGCGGCGGTGTCCTCGGCGATCCGGCCGGGCCGGGTGGCCCCGGGGATCGCGGCGGCGGCCACCGGATGCGCGAGCGAGAACTGCAGCGCGGCGGCCTTGATGCTGATGCCGTGCCGCGCGACGAGTGTCTTGAGTTGTTCCACGCGCGCAAGGATTTCCGGCGGGGCCTGCTGATACTCGAAGTGGGTGCCGCCCGCGAGGACGCCGGAACTGTACGGTCCGCCGATCACCATGCCGACGTTGTGCTCCTCCGCCATCGGCAGCAGCCGCTGGAGTGCGTGCGCGTGGTCGAGCAGCGTGTAGCGCCCGGCGAGCAGGAACCCGTCCGGCCGGGGCTCGTCGAGGTCGAGGGTCAGTTCGATCGGCTCGGTCTTGTTGACGCCGAGCCCCCACGCCTTGATGACGCCCTCGTCGCGCAGCCGCGACAGCACGCGGAAGGCTCCGGTGCGGGCCTCTTCGAACTTCCGCAGCCAGCGGTCGCCGTGGAAGTCCTGGGCGATGTCGTGCACCCAGACGATGTCGAGCCGGTCGGTGCCGAGCCGTTTCAGACTGTCCTCAATGGAGCGTTCGGTCGCGTCGGCGGTCCATTCGTGGAGGAGCTTGTTGGGGTTGCCGTGCTCGAACAGTCCGCCCTTCTCGCCCAGTTCGCCGGGGTCCTGGTCCTCGTGCTCGTCGAGCACGACGCGCCCGACTTTGGTCGACAGGACGTAGGAATCGCGCGGCTTGCCCGCCAGCACCTGGCCGAGCCGCGACTCCGCCAGGCCGGCCCCGTAGAACGGCGCGGTGTCGAAGTAGCGGATGCCCTGCTCCCAGGCGGCCTCGACGGTCGCGAGCGCCTCGTCGTCGGGAATGGCGCGGAACATGTTCCCGAGGGGAGCGGTCCCGAACCCGAGCCGTCCGGGGAGAATGTGGGTGAGCGACATGGGTTTTTCTTCTCTCTCGAGTCCTGCTCGACCTGTTCGCGGCCGGGTTGTCCCAGCCGGTTACATGCGCCGACAATAGTTGCACGCGCTGGCTATGGCAAAGGGAAGTGCGCCGGGTCACCGGGGCGGGCGGGTCCATCGCCCGGTCAGGGGAGGTCTTCGGGGGTGGCTGTGTGCAGGGTCAGGTGGTCGATGAGGTCGGGGACGCCGACGCACAGCACTGTTGCGCCGGCGTGCCAGGGGAGTTCGAGCACGGAGAGGCCGAGGGCGTCGAGGCGTTGCCCGGTGCTTGGGGTGCCGTCGCAGAACACCGTCACGGGGAGTCTGACGGCGTCGTCGGCGGCGCGCTGGATGCTCTCGTAGCGCTCGAGGCGAGCGGTCGGGTGCTCCTGGGCGAAGGTGCGGCGGTTGGGCTCGATGACGAGTTCGTTGCGGCTGAGGAAATTGCTCAGCAGATCGGCGGTGGTGGCGACAGGCAAGCCGCGGGGATTCAGGCCCTCGTGGGAGCGAACGGTCTTCACGGTCAGCTGGCAGCGGCGGTCGCGCTCGTAGACCAGTTCCAGTGCGGTTGCCAGGGAGTCGACACCTTGAAGGTTCCAGCTGGCGGCGGTGCCCCCGTTCGCC
Encoded here:
- a CDS encoding aldo/keto reductase, translating into MSLTHILPGRLGFGTAPLGNMFRAIPDDEALATVEAAWEQGIRYFDTAPFYGAGLAESRLGQVLAGKPRDSYVLSTKVGRVVLDEHEDQDPGELGEKGGLFEHGNPNKLLHEWTADATERSIEDSLKRLGTDRLDIVWVHDIAQDFHGDRWLRKFEEARTGAFRVLSRLRDEGVIKAWGLGVNKTEPIELTLDLDEPRPDGFLLAGRYTLLDHAHALQRLLPMAEEHNVGMVIGGPYSSGVLAGGTHFEYQQAPPEILARVEQLKTLVARHGISIKAAALQFSLAHPVAAAAIPGATRPGRIAEDTAALAENVPAEFWHDLRAAGLVHPAAPLPGNA